A single genomic interval of Alteromonas sp. BL110 harbors:
- the gltX gene encoding glutamate--tRNA ligase, with the protein MSVVTRFAPSPTGYLHVGGARTALYSWLLAKSKGGEFVLRIEDTDIERSTEEAKQAILDGMQWLGLTWDTGPIYQTERFDRYKELIQQLLDEGKAYKCFMSSEELDAIREAQKERGEKPRYPGTWRDRTDHPEGQPFVIRFKNPLEGKVVINDHVRGKIEISNTELDDLIIQRTDGTPTYNFCVVVDDWDMGISHVVRGEDHINNTPRQINILEALGAPVPEYAHVSMILGDDGKKLSKRHGAVSVMQYRDDGFLPQAVLNYLVRLGWSHGDQEVFSVDEMIEKFSLDAIGQSASAFNTEKLIWLNQHYIKSLPASEVASHAKWHFEQLNVDLTTGPALESIIAIQADRVKTLKELAEISTYFYQDYEDFDANAAKKHLRPVARGPLELAKDKLMAIEEWNPENIQAAINSTAEELEVGMGKVGMPLRVAVTGGGNSPSLDITLNLISKEKIGERIDKALTFIANRENS; encoded by the coding sequence ATGTCGGTTGTTACACGATTTGCACCTAGCCCCACAGGCTATCTTCATGTTGGTGGCGCACGAACTGCGCTTTATTCTTGGCTTCTTGCGAAAAGCAAAGGCGGTGAGTTTGTTCTTCGTATTGAAGATACAGATATTGAACGTTCAACAGAAGAGGCTAAGCAGGCTATTCTAGACGGTATGCAATGGTTAGGTTTAACCTGGGATACAGGCCCTATCTATCAAACTGAGCGTTTTGATAGATATAAAGAACTTATCCAGCAGCTTCTGGATGAAGGAAAAGCGTACAAATGCTTTATGAGTTCTGAAGAACTAGATGCTATTCGTGAAGCACAAAAAGAGCGCGGTGAAAAACCTCGTTATCCAGGTACATGGAGAGACAGAACTGACCACCCTGAAGGTCAGCCGTTTGTAATTCGCTTTAAAAACCCTTTAGAAGGCAAAGTGGTTATTAACGACCATGTCCGTGGAAAAATTGAGATAAGCAATACAGAGCTTGATGATCTTATTATTCAGCGCACTGATGGCACGCCTACCTATAACTTCTGTGTAGTTGTGGATGATTGGGACATGGGGATTTCGCATGTAGTGCGTGGTGAAGACCACATTAATAACACGCCACGTCAAATAAATATTCTTGAAGCCCTTGGTGCACCGGTTCCAGAATATGCCCACGTTTCTATGATTTTGGGTGATGACGGTAAGAAACTGTCAAAACGTCATGGTGCAGTAAGCGTCATGCAGTATCGTGATGATGGTTTCCTACCGCAGGCTGTACTTAATTACCTTGTTAGATTGGGATGGTCACACGGCGACCAAGAAGTTTTCTCTGTCGATGAGATGATTGAGAAATTTAGTTTGGATGCAATAGGGCAGTCTGCATCGGCATTTAATACAGAAAAGCTAATTTGGTTAAATCAGCATTACATAAAGTCATTGCCAGCAAGCGAGGTTGCCTCACATGCTAAATGGCATTTCGAACAGTTAAACGTTGATTTAACAACGGGCCCAGCGCTTGAATCGATAATTGCTATTCAAGCGGATAGAGTTAAAACACTTAAAGAGTTAGCAGAGATTTCTACGTACTTTTATCAAGACTATGAAGATTTCGACGCGAACGCCGCGAAAAAACACCTTCGTCCTGTCGCTCGAGGCCCATTAGAGCTTGCTAAAGATAAATTAATGGCAATTGAAGAGTGGAACCCAGAAAATATCCAAGCTGCTATTAATAGTACGGCTGAAGAACTGGAAGTAGGTATGGGTAAAGTAGGCATGCCGCTGCGTGTAGCTGTGACAGGTGGTGGCAATTCACCGTCTCTAGATATCACGTTGAATCTTATCTCAAAAGAGAAAATTGGCGAGAGAATCGACAAAGCGCTTACTTTTATAGCAAACAGAGAAAATTCATAA
- a CDS encoding ABCB family ABC transporter ATP-binding protein/permease, with product MRKNRFPTNANEPVKWHVLSQLWPYLLEFKQRVFLALLCLVAAKLASIGLPYVLKYTVDSLNGDLTTLALSVPISLIVAYGTLRLLNVLLGEVRDTLFGRVTERAMRRLGLKVFKHLHNLDLGFHLNRRTGGLSRDIERGTNGVSFLMRFMVFNIVPTLLEIALVVGLLLFQFGVSFALIIVLSVVAYIGFSMKATDWRTRFVTQMNEADSTTNSRAVDSLLNFETVKYFNNESFEANRYDTDLAAWEKARRKNRLSLFALNGGQAAIIAIAMTSMMANAAFGVMNGEMTIGDFVLINAFTMQIFMPLNFLGFVYREIRGSLANIDKLFDLLSQNPAISDAEDATELTCVNPALRFNNVHFAYNENRQILNGLSFDVPPGAKVAVVGESGAGKSTLMKLLFRFYDPQQGSITIDGNNIASLTQQSLRSHIGIVPQDTVLFNTTLLENIRYGNPDASDEDIKQVIKLAHLETFVESLPDKLETTVGERGLKLSGGEKQRVSIARALLKGAPIMIFDEATSSLDSTSERAILSALRDAAKGHTSLVIAHRLSTIVDADKILVLKNGTIVEQGTHTYLLEQGGEYATLWQAQQREDVDTNTDKDVKGS from the coding sequence ATGAGAAAAAACCGTTTCCCCACGAATGCCAATGAACCTGTTAAATGGCATGTTCTTTCGCAGCTTTGGCCTTATCTTCTCGAGTTTAAGCAGCGCGTATTTTTAGCCTTGCTGTGCCTAGTAGCAGCAAAGCTTGCCAGTATCGGCTTACCCTATGTGCTGAAGTACACAGTCGATAGCTTAAATGGCGATTTAACTACGCTAGCTTTGTCGGTTCCTATTAGCTTAATCGTCGCCTACGGAACGCTGCGCTTACTGAATGTTTTACTAGGCGAAGTGCGAGATACGCTATTTGGTCGCGTTACTGAGCGCGCCATGCGCCGTCTAGGGCTTAAGGTTTTTAAGCATCTACACAATCTAGACTTAGGTTTTCATCTAAATCGACGTACAGGCGGATTGTCGCGAGATATCGAGCGCGGCACCAACGGCGTTAGCTTTTTAATGCGCTTTATGGTGTTTAATATCGTCCCTACCCTATTGGAGATCGCCCTTGTAGTTGGCTTGCTCTTATTCCAGTTCGGCGTATCTTTCGCGCTGATAATTGTGCTTAGCGTAGTGGCCTATATTGGTTTTTCGATGAAGGCTACTGACTGGCGCACCCGTTTTGTCACACAAATGAACGAAGCAGACTCAACCACCAACTCAAGAGCGGTAGACAGTCTGCTTAATTTTGAAACTGTAAAATATTTCAATAACGAATCATTTGAAGCCAACCGGTACGATACCGACTTAGCTGCCTGGGAAAAGGCGCGAAGGAAGAACCGCTTATCGCTATTTGCACTAAACGGTGGTCAAGCCGCTATCATTGCCATTGCCATGACTTCAATGATGGCAAACGCTGCTTTTGGCGTCATGAATGGCGAGATGACCATAGGCGACTTTGTACTCATCAACGCCTTCACCATGCAGATTTTTATGCCCTTGAATTTTTTGGGTTTTGTATACCGTGAAATTCGTGGCAGCCTTGCCAATATCGATAAGTTATTCGACCTTCTATCTCAAAACCCAGCTATTAGCGATGCAGAAGACGCCACCGAATTAACCTGCGTTAACCCAGCACTACGTTTTAATAATGTGCATTTCGCCTATAACGAAAATAGGCAAATATTAAACGGATTGAGCTTTGATGTACCGCCTGGAGCCAAAGTAGCAGTAGTAGGCGAAAGCGGCGCGGGAAAATCTACGCTAATGAAGTTACTTTTCCGTTTTTACGACCCTCAACAAGGCAGCATTACCATTGACGGAAACAATATTGCCTCGCTTACGCAACAAAGCCTGCGCTCACATATCGGTATTGTTCCCCAAGACACGGTACTGTTTAACACCACATTGCTAGAAAATATTCGCTACGGTAACCCTGATGCCAGCGATGAAGATATTAAACAAGTAATTAAACTTGCACACCTTGAAACCTTTGTAGAAAGCCTGCCTGATAAGCTAGAAACAACCGTAGGTGAACGAGGACTAAAGCTTTCTGGCGGCGAAAAGCAGCGTGTATCTATCGCACGAGCCTTGCTTAAAGGTGCGCCTATAATGATTTTCGACGAGGCTACCAGCTCGTTAGACAGCACGTCAGAAAGGGCAATTTTGTCTGCCTTGCGCGATGCAGCGAAGGGACATACTAGTTTGGTCATTGCCCATAGACTGTCCACTATTGTTGATGCCGACAAGATCCTCGTACTAAAAAACGGTACCATAGTAGAGCAAGGGACACACACTTACTTGCTGGAACAAGGCGGTGAATATGCAACCCTATGGCAAGCTCAACAGCGTGAAGATGTAGATACAAATACAGATAAAGATGTAAAAGGTAGTTAA
- a CDS encoding GNAT family N-acetyltransferase, whose amino-acid sequence MHIKDSARLSYHYITEKDADFLWELDQDEQVMKYINGGKKSSKEDIRDIFVPRFQAYSNPALGWGLWRVETLTEKESIGWILVRPFGFFTQHPESDNMELGWRFKSHTWGKGYATEAAQAIKSALYDIGVEKFSAIANPENSASINIMKKLGMTFSHELEYKDKLYHETVVVYSN is encoded by the coding sequence ATGCATATCAAGGACAGTGCGCGTCTCTCCTACCATTATATCACCGAAAAAGACGCCGATTTCTTATGGGAGCTCGACCAAGACGAGCAAGTCATGAAGTATATAAACGGTGGTAAAAAGTCCTCAAAAGAAGATATCCGTGATATTTTCGTTCCTCGTTTTCAAGCATATTCCAACCCTGCTTTGGGGTGGGGGCTTTGGCGTGTAGAGACGCTAACAGAAAAAGAAAGCATCGGTTGGATTTTAGTTCGCCCTTTTGGTTTTTTTACCCAACACCCCGAAAGTGACAATATGGAATTAGGCTGGCGGTTTAAAAGTCACACGTGGGGCAAGGGGTACGCCACTGAGGCTGCTCAAGCAATAAAAAGCGCCCTTTATGACATTGGTGTAGAAAAGTTTTCGGCAATTGCTAACCCAGAAAATAGTGCGTCTATTAATATTATGAAAAAGCTGGGCATGACATTCAGTCATGAGCTTGAATACAAAGACAAACTCTATCATGAGACAGTGGTAGTCTATTCAAACTAG
- the dusC gene encoding tRNA dihydrouridine(16) synthase DusC, with translation MKVMLAPMEGVVDHLMRDMLTRVGGFDQCVTEFVRVVDQKLPKKTFYRLCPELNNGGKTPSGVPVRVQLLGQHPQWLAENAQTAIELGSPGVDLNFGCPAKTVNKSKGGAVLLKETQTLYDIVKAVKDAVPAEIPVSAKIRLGFDDKSLAIDNAIAITEAGASELVVHARTKTEGYKPPAYWDWIAKIKQHTDIPIVANGEIWNAEDAIRCQNQSECTNLMIGRGALAMPNLALSIKEGNAPMPWSELAALLIQYSGYEIFGDKGKYYPNRIKQWCGYLKRQYPEAEILFNDIRRLTNSQDIVDVLARQADI, from the coding sequence ATGAAAGTAATGCTTGCCCCCATGGAGGGCGTTGTCGACCACTTAATGAGGGATATGCTCACTCGTGTGGGTGGTTTCGACCAGTGCGTTACTGAGTTTGTAAGGGTTGTTGATCAAAAATTGCCTAAGAAAACGTTTTATCGACTTTGTCCGGAGCTAAACAACGGCGGCAAGACACCCTCAGGCGTACCAGTAAGAGTCCAACTGCTAGGGCAACATCCACAGTGGCTTGCAGAAAATGCCCAAACAGCGATAGAGTTGGGCTCTCCGGGCGTTGACTTAAACTTTGGTTGTCCTGCCAAAACAGTTAATAAGAGTAAGGGAGGCGCGGTGTTGTTAAAGGAGACCCAAACCCTTTACGATATTGTGAAAGCTGTAAAGGACGCCGTTCCAGCAGAAATCCCAGTTTCAGCCAAAATAAGATTGGGCTTCGATGATAAATCTTTAGCTATCGATAACGCTATTGCAATCACTGAAGCCGGCGCATCTGAGCTCGTTGTTCATGCACGGACTAAAACTGAAGGTTATAAACCACCTGCTTATTGGGACTGGATAGCGAAGATCAAGCAGCACACTGATATTCCAATCGTAGCAAATGGCGAAATTTGGAATGCTGAAGATGCAATACGTTGTCAGAATCAGTCGGAATGCACTAATCTAATGATCGGGCGAGGGGCCTTGGCAATGCCTAATTTGGCGTTGAGTATCAAAGAAGGTAACGCCCCTATGCCCTGGTCTGAACTTGCAGCGTTACTAATACAATATTCTGGCTACGAAATTTTCGGTGATAAAGGAAAATATTACCCTAATCGCATAAAACAGTGGTGCGGCTACCTAAAAAGACAATACCCAGAAGCTGAAATACTATTTAATGACATCAGACGTCTCACGAACTCTCAAGACATCGTCGACGTCCTTGCTCGCCAAGCTGATATTTAG
- a CDS encoding transposase — protein MPLPRYKQINTDVTPYYHCISRCVRQSYLCGRDSRTGINYEHRRKWIQDRLHKLSQAFAIDLCAYAVMHNHIHVVLHIAKGRADGWTMDEVLLRWRMFYKCPPLVQRYLEDFESVTVEEREELKSLSVIYRERLQSISWFMRLLNEYIARKANKEDECKGYFWERRFRSQAILDEKALASVMAYVDLNPIRAKTAKTLNNSHYTSIQYRLNAKRSNKVPKFLMPFNDSKKKLAESLPFAFKDYLQLVTDTLNVERNSKTCRVPKLPNRLLDKLGMTKENWHLVTSNFETLFTGPVGCPEMMENFARCCQRACRPNVSNAQKYLS, from the coding sequence ATGCCTTTACCTCGTTACAAACAAATTAACACCGATGTCACGCCTTACTACCATTGTATTTCTCGCTGCGTAAGGCAATCCTATCTGTGTGGTCGTGATTCACGCACGGGCATAAACTACGAACATAGAAGAAAATGGATTCAAGATAGGCTTCACAAGCTATCGCAAGCTTTTGCAATTGATTTATGCGCTTACGCTGTAATGCATAACCATATTCATGTTGTACTCCATATAGCGAAGGGGAGAGCTGATGGCTGGACCATGGATGAAGTATTGCTTAGATGGAGAATGTTTTACAAATGCCCTCCCCTAGTACAGCGATATCTAGAAGACTTTGAATCAGTAACAGTAGAAGAGCGAGAAGAATTGAAGTCGCTATCTGTTATATATCGAGAGCGACTTCAAAGCATAAGCTGGTTTATGCGCCTGTTAAATGAATACATAGCTCGCAAAGCTAATAAAGAAGATGAGTGTAAAGGCTATTTCTGGGAGAGAAGATTTAGATCTCAAGCAATACTGGATGAAAAAGCGCTGGCAAGCGTGATGGCATATGTCGATTTGAACCCCATCAGAGCAAAGACAGCGAAAACACTCAACAACTCCCATTACACTAGTATTCAGTACCGCTTAAATGCAAAGCGCTCGAACAAAGTACCTAAGTTTCTAATGCCCTTTAATGACAGTAAGAAAAAGCTAGCTGAGAGTTTGCCTTTTGCTTTTAAAGATTACTTACAACTTGTTACTGATACATTGAACGTAGAGCGGAATAGCAAGACCTGCAGAGTGCCAAAGCTTCCTAACAGATTGCTCGATAAGCTTGGGATGACAAAAGAAAATTGGCACCTAGTGACCAGTAACTTCGAAACCCTCTTTACCGGTCCTGTCGGGTGTCCAGAGATGATGGAGAATTTTGCTAGATGTTGCCAAAGAGCATGTCGCCCCAACGTTTCTAATGCTCAGAAATATTTATCTTGA
- a CDS encoding DUF3820 family protein translates to MDPTLMKAAINQVMPFGKYAGRRLFHLPEPYLVWFHKQGFPENKLGEQLALMYEIKLNGLESVVEPLLDDD, encoded by the coding sequence ATGGACCCGACGCTTATGAAAGCCGCCATTAATCAAGTGATGCCGTTCGGAAAATATGCGGGAAGACGCCTCTTCCATTTACCTGAGCCTTACCTGGTTTGGTTTCACAAACAGGGCTTCCCTGAAAACAAGTTAGGTGAACAGCTCGCTTTAATGTATGAAATAAAGTTAAACGGCTTAGAATCTGTTGTAGAGCCCCTTTTAGATGATGACTAG
- a CDS encoding arylesterase, with protein sequence MFVKFRYLFAFLLILLIPFQALSDQAKNSDTSENAVLLVLGDSLSAAYGLQQHEGWVSLLQKMWQDDNIPIDIVNAAVSGETTDGGLARFPRLLEQHNPTHVLIELGGNDGLQGHNIGKIRNNLSSLVKVAKENNAVVFLQEMQIPSNYGRRYTQMFTENFSKVAEIQNVQKIPFFLEDIALNKDLMQNDGIHPNAEAQPLIAKLMDRHLRSLILKAQ encoded by the coding sequence GTGTTTGTTAAATTTCGTTATTTGTTCGCTTTTTTACTTATTCTTTTAATACCCTTTCAAGCGCTATCAGATCAAGCCAAGAACAGTGACACAAGCGAAAATGCGGTTTTGCTAGTCTTGGGTGACAGTTTATCCGCGGCTTATGGATTACAGCAACATGAAGGTTGGGTCAGTTTGTTACAAAAAATGTGGCAAGACGATAATATTCCGATTGATATTGTAAACGCTGCGGTAAGCGGAGAAACCACTGATGGCGGCTTAGCGCGATTTCCCCGTTTATTAGAGCAACACAACCCTACCCATGTACTAATTGAACTGGGAGGCAACGACGGGCTTCAGGGTCATAATATTGGCAAGATTAGAAACAACTTGAGTTCATTGGTAAAGGTTGCAAAAGAAAATAATGCCGTCGTATTTTTGCAAGAAATGCAAATTCCTTCTAATTATGGAAGGCGTTATACCCAAATGTTTACCGAAAACTTCAGTAAGGTAGCCGAGATCCAAAACGTTCAGAAAATTCCTTTTTTTCTCGAAGACATAGCGCTGAATAAAGACTTAATGCAAAACGATGGAATTCACCCAAATGCTGAGGCACAACCGTTGATCGCTAAACTTATGGACAGACACTTAAGAAGTTTAATCCTTAAAGCTCAATAA
- a CDS encoding response regulator, with translation MKLHLARNTKLLIAEDQVLAKSHMHYALEQLGFRNMDYVDRPSHALSALQEHTYDAIICSYNLRSEQGGYFLLEQLNDSHSLPLTSAFIFTSADTSAEVVHAIIELQPDEFIAKPFSVNELDRRLSRVLARKKALENVYSFMDKQDYEKALAEVEHFLLQPEHAEHFPLAMKIKGDLFIITERFQEALAFFESIINIQDFSWAQMGIAKCLLALNELDDAEREIIQLAMRPDSALEAYDLLAKLQIKQSSFDDALECIALACNISPHNIPRHQTAINLARITHDYESQFNSAKKVVRYAKNSIYDKPDIYLTAARAGVDFAMTAEPEHVNSIVKQTNDYLRQLKRAHPKAAVNDELTVIDARLHYLKDDTAKAQMLLSDFHTDHAQHHSSEALLDRAKALHEVGLKKESLAILDAIYSRQQESDDELNLMATYLKQEKEEKEAITLSPKTLNNTAVAQYKRGNLEQSYTTFAQAFQVMPKNPSIALNYLQAIIRARKANAPMLPDTVAAINKCRKTLETTALSEDQHARYQNVKNILKNQ, from the coding sequence ATGAAGCTACACTTAGCTAGAAATACTAAGTTGTTAATTGCCGAAGATCAGGTGCTGGCAAAAAGCCATATGCACTATGCCCTTGAGCAGCTAGGTTTTAGGAATATGGACTATGTTGATAGGCCGTCTCATGCACTGTCAGCGCTACAAGAACACACTTATGACGCCATCATTTGTTCTTATAACTTACGTTCGGAACAAGGCGGCTACTTTTTACTTGAGCAACTCAACGACTCTCACTCACTCCCCCTCACCAGCGCATTTATCTTCACTAGCGCAGATACATCGGCAGAAGTCGTCCACGCAATCATCGAACTGCAGCCAGACGAATTCATTGCCAAGCCATTTTCTGTTAACGAATTAGACCGTCGGCTTTCCCGCGTTCTAGCAAGGAAAAAGGCTCTTGAAAATGTTTATTCATTCATGGACAAACAGGATTATGAGAAGGCCCTTGCCGAAGTTGAGCATTTCCTGTTACAACCCGAGCATGCCGAACATTTTCCTCTAGCGATGAAGATTAAAGGTGATTTATTTATTATCACCGAGAGATTCCAGGAAGCTTTAGCCTTCTTTGAGTCAATAATAAACATCCAAGATTTTAGCTGGGCTCAAATGGGGATTGCGAAATGTCTTCTAGCACTAAATGAGCTTGATGATGCAGAAAGAGAAATAATCCAGCTGGCAATGCGCCCTGATTCTGCATTAGAGGCATACGACTTACTCGCCAAACTACAGATTAAGCAATCATCGTTTGATGATGCGCTAGAGTGTATAGCGCTAGCATGCAACATTTCACCTCATAATATCCCCAGGCATCAGACAGCGATAAACCTTGCACGTATCACACACGATTACGAAAGCCAGTTTAACAGTGCGAAAAAAGTTGTACGCTATGCAAAAAACTCTATCTACGATAAACCAGATATTTATCTAACTGCCGCCAGAGCAGGTGTTGATTTTGCGATGACCGCTGAGCCTGAACACGTAAACAGCATTGTTAAACAAACAAACGACTATTTACGTCAGCTGAAAAGAGCCCACCCCAAAGCGGCTGTAAATGATGAATTAACAGTGATCGACGCCCGACTTCACTACTTAAAGGATGATACGGCCAAAGCCCAAATGCTGTTGTCAGACTTTCACACAGACCATGCTCAACACCATTCCTCAGAAGCATTACTTGATAGAGCCAAAGCGCTTCATGAGGTTGGGCTAAAAAAAGAGTCTCTTGCAATCTTAGATGCGATTTATTCAAGGCAGCAAGAGAGTGATGATGAATTAAACCTAATGGCAACCTATTTAAAGCAGGAGAAAGAAGAAAAAGAAGCGATTACATTAAGCCCTAAAACACTCAACAACACGGCAGTGGCCCAGTATAAGCGGGGTAATTTGGAGCAATCTTATACCACCTTCGCGCAAGCATTTCAGGTTATGCCTAAAAACCCTTCAATTGCACTTAACTACCTTCAAGCCATTATTAGAGCAAGAAAGGCTAACGCGCCTATGCTTCCTGACACAGTAGCGGCCATTAACAAATGCAGAAAGACTCTTGAAACAACAGCCCTATCTGAAGATCAGCATGCCCGCTACCAGAATGTAAAGAACATATTGAAGAACCAATAA
- a CDS encoding M14 family metallopeptidase — protein MQNYPIGTPGEPWSEKEKSQWKSQQTVKRSYQEEVLDKLFNIIHEGFELKQYGSLPYDSERYPLYAVVPNNFDTKKPTALVTGGVHGYETSGVQGALQFIDTKLSHYAERINIVIVPCVSPWGYETINRWNPMAVDPNRSFYSDSPAPESALLMQLVSDLALSLMLHIDLHETTDTDNTEFRPALAARDGVSHDNWNIPDGFYMVANTSNPQIEFQKAVINAVKKVTHVAPADENGKIIGANVVSEGVICYDKKALYLCGGMTDAKYVTTTEVYPDSDNATPENCNDAQVAAICAALDYLK, from the coding sequence ATGCAGAATTATCCAATTGGGACTCCGGGTGAACCATGGAGCGAGAAAGAGAAATCGCAGTGGAAATCTCAACAGACTGTCAAAAGAAGTTACCAAGAAGAAGTACTCGATAAACTTTTCAATATTATTCATGAAGGCTTTGAACTAAAGCAGTATGGTTCTCTCCCATACGATTCTGAGCGCTATCCGTTATATGCAGTAGTTCCAAATAACTTTGATACTAAAAAGCCTACAGCGCTCGTTACGGGTGGAGTTCACGGTTATGAAACGAGTGGCGTGCAAGGCGCGCTTCAGTTCATTGATACAAAGTTGTCTCATTATGCAGAGCGGATAAATATTGTTATCGTGCCGTGTGTAAGCCCTTGGGGCTACGAGACGATAAATCGATGGAATCCAATGGCAGTAGATCCAAATCGTTCATTTTACAGCGACTCTCCGGCACCAGAATCCGCTCTGCTCATGCAGCTAGTGTCTGACCTAGCGTTGTCGTTAATGCTTCATATCGATTTACATGAAACTACCGATACAGATAATACTGAATTCAGACCAGCGCTGGCAGCACGGGATGGTGTTAGCCATGATAACTGGAATATACCTGACGGTTTCTATATGGTTGCAAACACGTCGAATCCACAAATAGAGTTTCAAAAAGCTGTGATTAATGCGGTGAAAAAAGTAACGCATGTTGCTCCTGCAGACGAGAACGGCAAGATTATTGGAGCAAATGTAGTGAGTGAAGGTGTTATCTGCTATGACAAAAAGGCTTTGTACCTATGTGGAGGTATGACAGATGCCAAATACGTTACAACAACGGAAGTTTATCCCGATAGTGATAACGCGACACCTGAAAACTGTAACGACGCTCAGGTAGCCGCGATCTGTGCAGCGCTCGATTATTTAAAATAG
- the moaA gene encoding GTP 3',8-cyclase MoaA: MLEDSFGRQFHYLRLSVTEACNFRCQYCLPDGYEGPTSDQFMTLSEIDTLLKAFARLGTSKVRLTGGEPTLRRDFLDILQLTSNTPGIERVAMTTHGARMEKFAHQWKDAGLDQVNVSIDSLDPRQFAAITGQDKLKAVLRGLDAAIDADLDVKVNSVLLNDFSDSRLHRFLAWLKNMPVTLRFIELMETGDLNQFFNKQHQSGSPLKTTLLDMGWQPLLRRKDAGPAQEFYHPDYAGKIGLIMPYSKDFCKTCNRLRVSAPGKLHLCLFSENGIDMRHLLANGNVDDVVAFLKDVLGQKHETHYLHEGKTGATKHLAMLGG; encoded by the coding sequence TTGTTAGAAGATAGTTTCGGTAGACAGTTTCACTATTTGCGTTTGTCAGTGACCGAAGCGTGTAACTTTCGCTGTCAGTACTGCTTGCCGGATGGGTATGAAGGACCAACGAGCGATCAGTTTATGACATTAAGCGAAATTGATACATTACTTAAAGCGTTTGCTCGGCTAGGTACCTCAAAAGTGCGTCTAACAGGCGGTGAGCCAACCCTGCGAAGGGACTTCCTTGATATCTTACAACTAACCAGTAATACGCCGGGTATAGAGCGTGTAGCGATGACAACACATGGCGCGCGAATGGAAAAATTTGCCCACCAGTGGAAAGATGCAGGGTTAGATCAAGTAAACGTCAGTATCGATAGTTTAGACCCACGGCAATTCGCTGCCATAACAGGGCAAGACAAGCTAAAGGCGGTATTGCGAGGTTTAGATGCTGCAATTGATGCTGACCTTGATGTAAAAGTTAACTCTGTATTACTTAACGACTTTTCCGATAGCCGTCTACATCGTTTCCTTGCTTGGCTTAAAAATATGCCGGTGACACTCCGATTTATTGAGTTGATGGAAACGGGCGATTTAAACCAGTTTTTCAATAAGCAGCATCAAAGCGGTTCACCATTAAAAACTACCCTGTTAGATATGGGATGGCAGCCTTTATTGCGAAGGAAAGATGCGGGACCAGCGCAGGAGTTTTATCACCCGGATTATGCCGGCAAGATTGGTTTGATCATGCCATACAGCAAGGACTTTTGTAAAACTTGTAACCGTCTTCGTGTTTCCGCACCAGGCAAGTTACACCTTTGCTTGTTTAGCGAAAACGGTATCGATATGAGGCATCTACTTGCAAATGGTAATGTAGATGACGTGGTAGCTTTCCTAAAAGATGTGCTGGGGCAAAAGCACGAAACCCATTATCTACATGAAGGGAAAACTGGGGCAACTAAGCATTTAGCCATGCTGGGTGGATAG
- a CDS encoding DUF1289 domain-containing protein: MSSTSPCIALCRLNEDEICVGCKRTIDEIVKWRTYTDNQKLAVLARLKSIDKDTTSK, from the coding sequence ATGAGTTCAACATCACCGTGTATCGCCTTGTGTAGATTGAATGAAGATGAAATTTGCGTCGGATGCAAACGTACTATTGATGAAATCGTAAAATGGCGGACATACACTGACAACCAAAAGCTGGCCGTACTTGCTCGCCTAAAGAGTATAGATAAGGATACTACTTCCAAATGA